From the Kitasatospora viridis genome, one window contains:
- a CDS encoding sugar ABC transporter permease: MSTTTDLTTRATGAPAGAAAPAKSRRRGEPSRAGAALTHTVLGLAALIAVFPVLWIFYISLGPDKTDYLHPGQIAGKASFANFSKVLGQTDFLTWFGNSLIVAGGTALFGVLIAASTGYAVSRMKFPGLRPLMWSLLATQMFPIAVLIVPMYYIMASLNLLDSYGGLILVYSTTTVPYCAWLLKGYFDTIPTEIDEAGRVDGLSPFGTFWRLILPLARPGLAVAAFYSFLTAWAEVPFASTFMLSSDKYTLAVGLTTFVSQYESQWNLMAATAVLIAIPVTALFYLVQKNLVTGLTAGAAKS, from the coding sequence ATGAGCACCACCACCGACCTCACCACCCGGGCGACCGGCGCCCCCGCCGGCGCGGCCGCGCCCGCCAAGTCCCGCCGGCGCGGCGAGCCCAGCCGCGCCGGGGCCGCGCTGACCCACACCGTGCTCGGGCTGGCCGCGCTGATCGCGGTCTTCCCGGTGCTGTGGATCTTCTACATCTCGCTCGGCCCGGACAAGACGGACTACCTGCACCCCGGGCAGATCGCCGGCAAGGCCAGCTTCGCCAACTTCTCCAAGGTGCTCGGCCAGACCGACTTCCTGACCTGGTTCGGCAACTCGCTGATCGTGGCCGGCGGCACCGCGCTGTTCGGCGTGCTGATCGCGGCCAGCACCGGCTACGCGGTCTCCCGGATGAAGTTCCCGGGCCTGCGCCCGCTGATGTGGTCGCTGCTGGCGACCCAGATGTTCCCGATCGCGGTGCTGATCGTGCCGATGTACTACATCATGGCCAGCCTCAACCTGCTGGACAGCTACGGCGGGCTGATCCTGGTCTACTCGACCACCACCGTGCCGTACTGCGCCTGGCTGTTGAAGGGCTACTTCGACACCATCCCGACCGAGATCGACGAGGCCGGCCGGGTGGACGGGCTGAGCCCGTTCGGCACCTTCTGGCGGCTGATCCTGCCGCTGGCCCGCCCGGGCCTGGCGGTCGCCGCGTTCTACTCGTTCCTGACCGCGTGGGCCGAGGTGCCGTTCGCCTCCACCTTCATGCTCAGCTCGGACAAGTACACCCTCGCGGTGGGCCTGACCACCTTCGTCAGCCAGTACGAGAGCCAGTGGAACCTGATGGCCGCCACCGCCGTGCTGATCGCGATCCCGGTCACCGCGCTCTTCTACCTGGTCCAGAAGAACCTGGTCACCGGCTTGACGGCAGGCGCCGCAAAGTCCTGA
- a CDS encoding glycoside hydrolase family 13 protein has protein sequence MTQSAADTPRPTSAGATADGASRGWWRDAVIYQVYPRSFADANGDGMGDLPGIRSRLPHLRELGVDAVWLSPFYASPQADAGYDVADYRAVDPMFGTLLDADGLIRDAHRLGLRIIVDLVPNHSSDQHEWFQRALREGPASPLRERYHFRPGKGEDGELPPNDWESIFGGPAWTRTENPDGTPGDWYLHLFAPEQPDFNWDSRAVADEFRSILRFWLDMGVDGFRVDVAHGLVKAPGLPDLGAHDQLKLLGNDVMPFFDQDGVHEIYRTWRQILDEYPGQRILVAEAWTPTVERTANYVRPDEMHQAFNFQYLGTAWDAAELRLVIDRSLAAMRPVGAPTTWVLSNHDVTRHATRFANPPGGTQLREPGDRALGLRRARAATLLMLALPGSAYLYQGEELGLPDVTDLPDEVRQDPSFFRASGQDGFRDGCRVPIPWSGAAAPYGFGPREGGPSWLPQPAEWAGLSVAAQTGDPDSTLELYRRALTVRRERPELGAGEAVEWLEAPAGVLAFRRDGFVCAVNTTALPVEFEVPGTLLLGSAEPGRPGVLAPDSTGWWAV, from the coding sequence ATGACCCAGAGCGCGGCCGACACCCCCCGGCCGACCTCCGCCGGCGCCACCGCTGACGGTGCGTCCAGAGGCTGGTGGCGGGACGCGGTCATCTACCAGGTGTACCCGCGCAGTTTCGCCGACGCCAACGGCGACGGCATGGGCGACCTGCCCGGCATCCGCAGCCGGCTGCCGCACCTGCGCGAGCTCGGCGTGGACGCGGTCTGGCTCTCCCCGTTCTACGCCTCCCCGCAGGCCGACGCGGGCTACGACGTGGCCGACTACCGCGCCGTGGACCCGATGTTCGGCACCCTGCTGGACGCCGACGGGCTGATCCGGGACGCCCACCGGCTGGGCCTGCGGATCATCGTGGACCTGGTCCCCAACCACTCCTCGGACCAGCACGAGTGGTTCCAGCGGGCGCTGCGCGAGGGTCCTGCGTCCCCTCTGCGCGAGCGCTACCACTTCCGCCCCGGCAAGGGCGAGGACGGCGAACTGCCGCCCAACGACTGGGAGTCCATCTTCGGCGGCCCGGCCTGGACCCGGACCGAGAACCCCGACGGCACGCCGGGGGACTGGTACCTGCACCTGTTCGCCCCCGAGCAGCCCGACTTCAACTGGGACAGCCGGGCCGTCGCCGACGAGTTCCGCTCGATCCTGCGGTTCTGGCTGGACATGGGCGTGGACGGCTTCCGGGTGGACGTCGCGCACGGCCTGGTCAAGGCCCCCGGCCTGCCCGACCTCGGCGCCCACGACCAGCTGAAGCTGCTCGGCAACGACGTGATGCCGTTCTTCGACCAGGACGGCGTGCACGAGATCTACCGGACCTGGCGTCAGATCCTCGACGAGTACCCCGGCCAGCGGATCCTGGTCGCCGAGGCCTGGACCCCCACCGTCGAGCGCACCGCCAACTACGTGCGCCCCGACGAGATGCACCAGGCCTTCAACTTCCAGTACCTGGGCACCGCCTGGGACGCCGCGGAGCTGCGCCTGGTGATCGACCGCTCGCTCGCCGCGATGCGCCCGGTCGGCGCGCCCACCACCTGGGTGCTCTCCAACCACGACGTGACCCGGCACGCCACCCGGTTCGCCAACCCGCCCGGCGGCACCCAGCTGCGCGAACCCGGCGACCGCGCGCTGGGCCTGCGGCGGGCCCGGGCGGCCACCCTGCTGATGCTCGCGCTGCCCGGCTCGGCCTACCTCTACCAGGGCGAGGAGCTCGGCCTGCCGGACGTCACCGACCTGCCCGACGAGGTCCGCCAGGACCCCTCGTTCTTCCGGGCCAGCGGCCAGGACGGCTTCCGGGACGGCTGCCGGGTGCCGATCCCGTGGTCCGGCGCCGCCGCCCCCTACGGCTTCGGGCCCCGCGAGGGCGGCCCGAGTTGGCTGCCGCAGCCGGCCGAGTGGGCCGGGCTGAGCGTGGCGGCGCAGACCGGCGACCCGGACTCCACCCTGGAGCTCTACCGCCGGGCGCTCACCGTCCGCCGGGAGCGCCCCGAGCTGGGTGCGGGCGAGGCCGTCGAGTGGCTGGAGGCCCCGGCCGGGGTGCTGGCGTTCCGCCGCGACGGCTTCGTCTGCGCCGTCAACACCACTGCGCTGCCGGTCGAGTTCGAGGTTCCGGGGACCCTGCTGCTCGGCTCCGCGGAGCCGGGCCGGCCCGGGGTGCTGGCACCGGACAGCACCGGCTGGTGGGCGGTCTGA
- a CDS encoding LacI family DNA-binding transcriptional regulator produces the protein MTTARLSDIAAQAGVSEATVSRVLNGKAGVSATTRQTVLAALDVLGYERPTRLRQRSAGLIGLITPELSNPIFPALAQVIEQVLSRHGYTPVLCTQTPGGSTEDELVEMLVDRQVAGIVFVSGLHADTTADHDRYAKLTGRQVPFVLINGYSERIAAPFVSPDDRAAMWMAVQHLAELGHERIGLAVGQRRYVPVQRKIEGFTAAIRAVLGRTEAEAEELVHSTLFSVEGGHSAAGVLLDRGCTAIVCGSDMMALGAIRAVRQRGLSVPGDVSVVGFDDSPLIAFTEPPLTTIRQPVEAMATTAVDALLEEISGEPAQRAEFMFQPELVMRGSTGAAHHR, from the coding sequence GTGACTACCGCGCGACTCTCGGACATCGCCGCTCAGGCGGGGGTCAGCGAAGCGACCGTCAGCCGGGTGCTCAACGGCAAGGCGGGCGTCTCCGCGACCACCCGGCAGACCGTGCTGGCCGCCTTGGACGTGCTCGGTTACGAACGGCCGACCCGGCTGCGCCAGCGCAGCGCCGGGCTGATCGGCCTGATCACCCCGGAGCTGAGCAACCCGATCTTCCCGGCCCTGGCCCAGGTGATCGAGCAGGTGCTCAGCCGGCACGGCTACACCCCGGTGCTCTGCACCCAGACGCCGGGCGGATCCACCGAGGACGAGCTGGTCGAGATGCTGGTGGACCGCCAGGTCGCGGGCATCGTCTTCGTCTCCGGCCTGCACGCCGACACCACGGCCGACCACGACCGGTACGCCAAGCTGACCGGGCGCCAGGTGCCGTTCGTGCTGATCAACGGGTACAGCGAGCGGATCGCCGCGCCGTTCGTCTCGCCGGACGACCGGGCCGCCATGTGGATGGCGGTGCAGCACCTGGCCGAGCTGGGCCACGAGCGGATCGGCCTGGCGGTCGGCCAGCGCCGGTACGTGCCGGTGCAGCGCAAGATCGAGGGCTTCACCGCGGCGATACGGGCGGTGCTCGGCCGCACCGAGGCCGAGGCCGAGGAGTTGGTGCACTCCACCCTGTTCAGCGTGGAGGGCGGCCACTCGGCGGCGGGCGTGCTGCTGGACCGGGGCTGCACGGCGATCGTCTGCGGCAGCGACATGATGGCGCTCGGCGCGATCCGCGCGGTGCGCCAGCGCGGCCTGAGCGTGCCGGGCGACGTCTCGGTGGTCGGCTTCGACGACTCCCCGCTGATCGCCTTCACCGAGCCCCCGCTGACCACCATCCGCCAGCCGGTCGAGGCGATGGCCACCACCGCCGTGGACGCCCTGCTGGAGGAGATCAGCGGCGAGCCGGCCCAGCGCGCGGAGTTCATGTTCCAGCCCGAGCTGGTGATGCGCGGCTCCACCGGCGCGGCCCACCACCGCTGA